A genome region from Streptomyces pratensis includes the following:
- a CDS encoding sensor histidine kinase — protein MSLRTALLVLAIVPGVALAALWAVTSGQTLLDFQRQAAQGLLAEQAGQPSNIVYYNLQEERRLSAEALARPEDSGTALKQQRTLTDEAIKEFESLSDVSADDAPEEVRNAVGRAREAINQLPAQRTLVDEGDSDQQAVVYGYYTDLIAVDLELFSALSHVDNGEVTTLGQPLVDLFWAKEMISRSDAILARGWPTGKLSTEDLQEVRNAVSGQSFQAGTKVVPFLPEDEQADWRALTESSAWKAKTKVEEQILRPAAADRSGFVELKAEEDTWREAMDGVTPQLVGMLEKRTGAVVVTGKDTVMSLLLKMVLTSVIGLLAVVAVVWTTWRLTRNLRRRISGLQERAEELEKALPDVVERLAQGEKIDVEAEARAIDTPDEGGDELTRLGGALNQARTSALQAAVRQADQHRGFERLLQRIARRTQQLIGQQLKKLDELERKHEDPEVLDGLFDLDHLTARLRRYEENLVILAGGSPHRRWRKPVPLLDVMRSAQGEVQDYRRVVLDLDGAPWLAERAVGPVSHVLAELIENALTFSRPPSPVEVRAAKVSRGLAIEVEDRGLGMDEEQLAEANELMTRPPRMDVLAHSEDIRLGLYVISRLADQHGLRVEFRPSAFGGTRVVVLVPDELTVPEPGTGPVGVPSAAPSPAAEPAAAPAAQGALPTRVQGRAMAGVTALADRTARSRPAEEEQPSPEQPYAGPGDAFPVPGQPFPPDGQPYAPDDNPYQDADQPYATGDASYQGNGHLYADGSYPEPGQQYTDRPYAGPEQPYAGTDAPYAGIDQPYASQEQPYMTAAGQYPVPGHAYAEPADDPYPAPGPSYPQPYPAGSDTGGPHAYGPPAPHGPEGPSTGRAELPAPTPAGGEPPLPRRVRQASLVDELRVDPAARTAAPKPPSWDENPLLRPVPRRAGAAIGAFQRRSRAARAAEEPPGPAPSAPSPTREERS, from the coding sequence ATGTCGTTGCGGACGGCCCTTCTCGTACTGGCGATCGTCCCCGGAGTCGCACTGGCAGCCCTGTGGGCCGTCACCAGTGGACAGACACTCCTGGACTTCCAACGCCAGGCAGCCCAGGGACTCTTGGCCGAACAAGCGGGCCAACCGTCCAACATCGTGTACTACAACCTGCAGGAGGAGCGCCGGCTCAGCGCGGAGGCGCTGGCCCGGCCCGAGGACTCCGGCACGGCGCTGAAGCAGCAGCGCACACTCACGGACGAGGCGATCAAGGAGTTCGAGTCCCTCTCGGACGTGAGCGCGGACGACGCACCCGAAGAGGTGCGGAACGCCGTCGGCAGGGCCCGGGAGGCGATCAACCAGCTGCCCGCCCAGCGCACCCTCGTCGACGAGGGTGACAGCGACCAGCAGGCCGTCGTCTACGGCTACTACACCGACCTGATCGCCGTGGACCTGGAACTCTTCTCGGCCCTCAGCCATGTGGACAACGGTGAGGTCACCACCCTGGGCCAGCCGCTCGTGGACCTCTTCTGGGCCAAGGAGATGATCTCCCGCTCGGACGCGATCCTGGCCCGTGGCTGGCCCACCGGCAAGCTGAGCACCGAGGACCTCCAGGAGGTCCGGAACGCGGTCTCCGGCCAGTCCTTCCAGGCCGGCACCAAGGTGGTTCCGTTCCTTCCCGAGGACGAACAGGCTGACTGGCGGGCTCTGACCGAGAGCTCCGCGTGGAAGGCCAAGACGAAGGTCGAGGAGCAGATCCTGCGCCCCGCGGCGGCCGACCGGTCCGGCTTCGTCGAGCTGAAGGCCGAGGAGGACACCTGGCGCGAGGCCATGGACGGTGTGACCCCCCAGCTGGTCGGGATGCTCGAGAAGCGCACCGGCGCGGTCGTGGTCACCGGCAAGGACACGGTGATGTCCCTGCTCCTCAAGATGGTCCTCACCTCGGTGATCGGCCTGCTCGCGGTCGTCGCGGTCGTCTGGACCACCTGGCGCCTCACCCGTAACCTGCGCCGGCGCATCTCCGGACTCCAGGAGCGGGCCGAGGAGCTCGAGAAGGCTCTGCCCGACGTCGTCGAACGGCTGGCCCAGGGGGAGAAGATCGATGTCGAGGCCGAGGCCCGCGCGATCGACACCCCGGACGAGGGCGGCGACGAACTCACCCGGCTCGGCGGCGCGCTCAACCAGGCCCGCACCAGCGCCCTGCAGGCAGCCGTCAGACAGGCCGACCAGCACCGGGGCTTCGAGCGGCTCCTGCAGCGCATCGCGCGCCGTACGCAGCAGCTGATCGGCCAGCAGCTCAAGAAGCTGGACGAGCTGGAGCGCAAGCACGAGGATCCCGAGGTGCTGGACGGCCTCTTCGACCTCGACCACCTGACGGCCCGCCTGCGCCGTTACGAGGAGAACCTGGTGATCCTCGCGGGCGGCTCGCCGCACCGGCGCTGGCGCAAGCCCGTACCGCTGCTGGACGTCATGCGTTCCGCTCAGGGCGAGGTGCAGGACTACCGCCGGGTGGTGCTGGACCTCGACGGCGCTCCGTGGCTGGCCGAGCGGGCCGTGGGTCCGGTCTCCCACGTACTGGCGGAGCTGATCGAGAACGCGCTGACCTTCTCCCGTCCGCCGAGCCCCGTGGAGGTGCGCGCGGCGAAGGTGAGCAGGGGCCTGGCCATCGAGGTCGAGGACCGCGGCCTCGGCATGGACGAGGAACAGCTCGCCGAGGCCAACGAGCTGATGACCCGTCCGCCCCGGATGGACGTGCTGGCCCACTCGGAGGACATCCGGCTCGGCCTCTACGTGATCTCGCGCCTCGCGGACCAGCACGGGCTTCGGGTCGAGTTCCGGCCCTCCGCCTTCGGCGGTACCCGTGTGGTCGTCCTGGTGCCGGACGAGCTGACCGTCCCCGAGCCCGGCACCGGTCCGGTCGGCGTGCCGTCGGCCGCCCCCTCCCCTGCGGCGGAGCCGGCGGCCGCACCCGCGGCCCAGGGCGCGCTGCCGACCCGGGTCCAGGGGCGCGCGATGGCCGGGGTCACGGCCCTGGCCGACCGCACCGCCAGGTCACGGCCCGCCGAGGAGGAACAGCCCTCCCCCGAGCAGCCGTACGCCGGCCCCGGGGACGCGTTCCCCGTACCCGGACAGCCGTTCCCGCCGGACGGGCAGCCCTACGCCCCGGACGACAATCCGTACCAGGACGCGGACCAGCCGTACGCCACGGGCGACGCCTCGTACCAGGGGAACGGGCATCTGTACGCCGACGGTTCGTACCCCGAACCCGGGCAGCAGTACACGGACCGCCCGTACGCCGGGCCGGAACAGCCGTACGCCGGGACGGACGCCCCCTACGCAGGCATCGATCAGCCCTACGCCAGCCAGGAACAGCCCTACATGACGGCCGCGGGCCAGTACCCGGTGCCCGGCCACGCGTACGCGGAGCCGGCCGATGACCCGTATCCGGCACCCGGGCCGTCCTACCCGCAGCCGTACCCCGCCGGGAGCGACACAGGCGGCCCGCACGCCTACGGTCCGCCCGCCCCCCACGGGCCCGAAGGTCCTTCCACGGGCCGGGCGGAGCTGCCGGCCCCCACGCCAGCGGGCGGGGAGCCCCCGCTCCCCCGCCGCGTCCGCCAGGCCAGCCTGGTGGACGAACTCCGGGTGGACCCAGCTGCCCGGACGGCCGCACCCAAGCCCCCGAGCTGGGACGAGAACCCGCTGCTGCGCCCCGTCCCCCGGCGGGCCGGTGCGGCGATCGGGGCATTCCAGCGGCGCTCGCGCGCGGCACGTGCGGCGGAGGAGCCGCCGGGCCCCGCCCCCTCCGCACCCTCCCCTACGAGAGAAGAACGGTCATGA